Sequence from the Salinicoccus sp. Bachu38 genome:
GATGGCACGGTACATGAAATTGTATCTATGCGTCGTGATATCGATATAGATGAGGGAGATGGTGAATAGATATCCTGCGAGAAAGACATGCAGGTGGACCAGTGCATACAGCCATGCAGATGTATGCATCAGCGTGAACAGGCCAGTCAAGTAGATGAGAAATAGCCCACCGATATTCAGGATGGCTGCAACTATTGGGTTGGTGACGAGCCTTGCGTATCTGCTGTTGAGCAACCGGCTCAGTTTTCTGGCTGCAGGGACTTTCAATGTGCGCATGAGCAATGTCATCGGTTTGCTGAAGACGAGGATGAGCGGTGCCAGCATGCCGAGCAGAAGGTGTCCCATCATGTGTGCAGTGAAGTCTGTATGTGACAGTTGGGCGAGTGGGCCGGTCAGAGTCAACGCAGCCAGGATGACGCCTGCAAACCAGAAAATATAGCGGTGGAACGGCCACTTCCTGTGTTTTCCATTCGAAATGTGCATTGCGACCGGGTACAGGATCAGCGCAGCGAGGGCAATGAAGACGGCAGTAGTTTCGATGAGAAGGAAGTTTGCATGCGCCATATCATCCCGCCTCCCCTCGAGTCATGCGTTTCCTCGCATGGATGAACAGAATGGTGCCGATGAGGAACAGAATGAGTCCGGAAATATTCCAGGCGAGGTCATAGGGCAGTATTTCCACACCATACCGCACCTGGTGAACCTGCAGCAGCTTATGGTTTACGATGCCATCGAACACCTGAAACCCCCCGAGACCGAGGAAGAACGATGCAGTCCATGTCCGCATATGTGCAATATGCCTGCGGTGGAGGTCTGCAAACATGAACAGACCTGCCACCACTGCAAATAATGCGAATGCATTCAATAGTCCATCCGACAGTATGCCGATGAACGGCGTGGAAAGGTCATAGAAATGGTGCCACTGCAACAGCTGGTGGAAGATGATTTCGTCAATCAGTGCCATCAGTCCGATGCCGAACAGAACACCGGACCACATATTCCGGGATGGGCTGACGTGACGGTGCTCCTGTTTTCTTGCCATTATATCCTCTCCTGTCAACTCAAGTTATAATCCACTTACCCATAAACGGGGATAATAAAATAAAAATGATATTTTCCCATATCTGCACCAGTATATTGGGTGTGCTTTCATTTTGTGTCCAAATGCTGAAATATCCATATAAATGTTTCGCGTTGTGTAATTATGCTCTTGATTGGCATTCATACATAAAATGGATAGTGCTATAATAACTGAAAAGAAGTAATTTTTAGATATTTATCAAATGGAGGGATTTTGTGTCTGTCAAAGAAAGATTGTTGCAGAAGCTTGAAGAGAAGGAAGGAAGGATGATCGAGATCAGACGTCATCTCCATGCACATCCTGAATTGTCTTTTGAAGAGGAAAATACGGCGAAGTACATCGCTGATTTCTATAATGACAAGGATGTCAAAGTGACA
This genomic interval carries:
- a CDS encoding DUF2243 domain-containing protein — its product is MARKQEHRHVSPSRNMWSGVLFGIGLMALIDEIIFHQLLQWHHFYDLSTPFIGILSDGLLNAFALFAVVAGLFMFADLHRRHIAHMRTWTASFFLGLGGFQVFDGIVNHKLLQVHQVRYGVEILPYDLAWNISGLILFLIGTILFIHARKRMTRGEAG
- a CDS encoding cytochrome c oxidase assembly protein, which translates into the protein MAHANFLLIETTAVFIALAALILYPVAMHISNGKHRKWPFHRYIFWFAGVILAALTLTGPLAQLSHTDFTAHMMGHLLLGMLAPLILVFSKPMTLLMRTLKVPAARKLSRLLNSRYARLVTNPIVAAILNIGGLFLIYLTGLFTLMHTSAWLYALVHLHVFLAGYLFTISLIYIDITTHRYNFMYRAIVLILVLGFHKVLSKLIYAAPPDGISKGAGESGALLMYYGGDVVDLGLIVILCWQCYQAHTPKTQKTAGPV